From a region of the Primulina eburnea isolate SZY01 chromosome 7, ASM2296580v1, whole genome shotgun sequence genome:
- the LOC140835766 gene encoding uncharacterized protein — protein sequence MAKGGKASNNQTVVRTSIDDSSSPFYLKNGDHPGLNLVSHALTGTNYNTWMRAMSMALTAKNKLGFVNGSFSRPPNEDLQYGSWLRCNSMVISWILNSVNREIADSLLYFPTALEIWLDLRDRFQQSNAPRIFKIKKLLSGFQQGYLDVSTYYTRMRILWDELKEFQPVSVCKCGAMKDWINYHNQECNMQFLMGLNESYAQNRTQILMMDPLPVVSKIFSLIMQEERQRSIHTDMTSFPKSSAPFHSPPIAAVKGTFGGKDSRGNKIYNRPIYSHYNILGYTMDKCYKLHGYSPGHPRHKIKQVDTKMHVNQVRGTTCLQIPETNVNRAGDTLSPDHCKQLIAFLISQLQLGCGPPSDLKQHENCDASVSCFSGSHQGHDDWDG from the exons ATGGCCAAAGGCGGTAAAGCTTCGAATAATCAGACTGTTGTTCGAACATCAATCGATGATTCAAGCAGCCCATTCTATTTGAAAAATGGTGATCATCCAGGATTGAATCTGGTGTCTCATGCCCTCACAGGTACAAATTATAATACCTGGATGCGTGCTATGTCAATGGCTTTGACAGCCAAAAATAAGCTTGGATTTGTCAATGGTAGCTTCTCGCGACCTCCAAATGAAGATCTTCAGTATGGATCCTGGTTGCGATGCAATAGTATGGTAATTTCATGGATTCTGAACTCGGTTAATCGTGAAATTGCTGATAGCTTGCTGTATTTCCCGACGGCGCTTGAAATTTGGTTAGATCTACGCGATCGGTTTCAACAGAGCAATGCTCCTCGCATCtttaaaataaagaaattaCTAAGTGGATTTCAACAAGGTTATCTGGATGTTAGCACGTACTACACGCGAATGAGAATACTTTGGGATGAACTAAAAGAATTTCAACCAGTTTCGGTGTGTAAATGTGGCGCTATGAAGGATTGGATCAATTACCATAACCAGGAGTGCAACATGCAGTTTCTGATGGGATTGAATGAGTCCTATGCTCAAAATCGAACTCAAATTCTCATGATGGATCCGTTACCTGTCGTCTCGAAGATTTTTTCATTAATCATGCAAGAGGAGAGACAACGCTCCATTCACACTGATATGACAAGTTTCCCCAAATCCTCTGCACCTTTCCATTCACCTCCCATTGCTGCTGTTAAAGGCACTTTCGGGGGCAAGGATAGTCGAGGTAACAAAATTTATAATAGACCTATTTACTCCCACTATAACATTCTAGGTTATACTATGGATAAATGCTATAAGTTACATGGATATTCTCCGGGGCATCCAAGGCACAAGATCAAACAGGTTGACACTAAGATGCATGTTAATCAAGTTCGGGGTACAACATGTCTTCAAATTCCTGAGACGAATGTGAATCGTGCTGGAGATACTTTGAGTCCAGATCATTGTAAACAGCTCATTGCATTCTTGATCTCTCAACTCCAACTTGGTTGTGGCCCTCCTTCAGATTTAAAGCAACATGAGAATTGTGATGCTTCAGTTTCTTGCTTCAGTG GTTCTCACCAAGGACATGATGATTGGGACGGGTGA